CGGCCTCGCCGGGTGTTCCCGGCCGGAGCGGGGCGCAGTCTGTCACGGCTCGTCCGGTCGTCGACTGCGTAGGCTGCTCGGCGAGCGCGGCGGGCACCATCGCCGCGCCGAGGACGGCTGCCGAGACGAGGACAAGGGGCAGTGCTCGCATGACCACCTCATCGATAGAGCAGGTAGGGCTCGCGACGAGCGCGGAAGGCCGCGACGTCCGCATCCCAGGACTCGACGATCTCGGCAGGTGATGCCCCGGCGTCGACCATCAGCCGGAGACGGTCCGACCCGGCGAGCCGGTCGATGAACTCGTCCGCCCGCCAACCCCATTGCTCCGGGTACAGATCCCGAGCCGTCGTGATCATCGATACCGCCGTGCGCAGCGGGTCGAATTCGGCGGGGGACGTGACGTGCAACGCGACGCCTCCGCAGTCGGTGCCTTCGTGCTTGCCGAAGGAGGGAACGAAGTACGTCTCGCGAAATCGGACGCCAGGCAGGCCCGCCTCGTTGAGTTGTTCGGCCCAACGCCAGTCCAGGCCGGGCGCGCCGATGGTCTCGAACGGGCGAGTGGTGCCTCGGCCCTCGGAGAACAGGGTCCCCTCGAACAGGCAGGTACCCGCGTAGACGTGGGCCGTCTCGATGGTGGGCACGTTCGGGCTCGGCGGCACCCACGGCAGTCCTGTCGAGCCGAACAGCTGATCCCGTCGCCAGCCCTCTACCTCGATGACGCGGAGTTCGTCGACTCCTCGACCCGCCTCGTCCGGCAGGAACTCGGCATTGAAGAGCCTTGCCAGCTCGCCGATGGTCATGCCATGTCGAGAGACGATCGGTTGACGTCCCACCCCTGAGGCATAGGCGGGGTCCAGTTGCGGACCGGCTGCCGTGCCGCCGAGCGGATTCGGCCGGTCGAGTACGACGAACGCGGTACCGGTGAGGGCTGCGGCGTGCATCGCCGTGTACATCGCCCAGATATAGGTGTAGAAACGCGCTCCGACGTCGGCGATGTCGAAGACCACCATATCGATGTCGGCCTGTCGGTACATCGCGGCGACCCGGTCTGCTGCCGCACCGTAGACGTCGTAGACGGGGACCCCGGTGCGCGGATCGGTGTAGTCGCCCTCCGAACCGCCTGCCTGCGCTGTGCCGCGGAAGCCGTGTTCTGGGCCGAAGGCGGCCACGAGATCGACCTCGCCGCCGTCCACGACCGCGTCGACCACGTGGGTGAATCCGGGCAGCACGCCGGTCGGGTTCGTCAGAATCCCGACGCGCCTGCCCGCCAGCTC
The Actinoalloteichus fjordicus DNA segment above includes these coding regions:
- a CDS encoding exo-beta-N-acetylmuramidase NamZ family protein → MRHASDPARSTGAGNLGRRGFLTASALAVPALTVSGSAFASPSRVTPAAGSVRVGAQVAAESGWRELAGRRVGILTNPTGVLPGFTHVVDAVVDGGEVDLVAAFGPEHGFRGTAQAGGSEGDYTDPRTGVPVYDVYGAAADRVAAMYRQADIDMVVFDIADVGARFYTYIWAMYTAMHAAALTGTAFVVLDRPNPLGGTAAGPQLDPAYASGVGRQPIVSRHGMTIGELARLFNAEFLPDEAGRGVDELRVIEVEGWRRDQLFGSTGLPWVPPSPNVPTIETAHVYAGTCLFEGTLFSEGRGTTRPFETIGAPGLDWRWAEQLNEAGLPGVRFRETYFVPSFGKHEGTDCGGVALHVTSPAEFDPLRTAVSMITTARDLYPEQWGWRADEFIDRLAGSDRLRLMVDAGASPAEIVESWDADVAAFRARREPYLLYR